In the genome of Phlebotomus papatasi isolate M1 chromosome 2, Ppap_2.1, whole genome shotgun sequence, one region contains:
- the LOC129802778 gene encoding 6-pyruvoyl tetrahydrobiopterin synthase, with protein sequence MPTPPIVYLSRTEKFSSCHRLHSSQLSDEENAKLYGKCNNFHGHGHNYTVKVTLRGPVDPATGMVMNIADLKTCMDRAIMQKLDHKNLDLDLDAFKDIPSTTENVACFIWKNLLACLPVPEILYEVQIDETDKNSVIYRGE encoded by the coding sequence ATGCCTACTCCTCCGATTGTTTATCTAAGCCGGACTGAAAAATTCTCATCCTGTCACAGACTCCACAGCAGTCAACTGAGTGATGAGGAGAATGCCAAATTATATGGAAAATGCAACAATTTCCACGGGCATGGACACAATTATACCGTGAAAGTCACCTTGCGAGGTCCCGTGGATCCTGCCACAGGCATGGTAATGAATATTGCTGATCTGAAGACTTGCATGGACAGAGCAATCATGCAGAAGCTTGATCATAAGAATCTCGATCTTGACCTTGATGCTTTCAAAGACATTCCGAGTACAACAGAGAATGTCGCTTGCTTCATATGGAAGAACCTCCTGGCATGCCTTCCAGTCCCAGAGATCCTATATGAGGTGCAAATCGACGAGACAGACAAGAATTCTGTGATTTATCGAGGAGAGTGA
- the LOC129802779 gene encoding intraflagellar transport protein 57 homolog, translating into MSQSDFSAALELEQTGYGQTSTYQVDDLMDKLKLLNYDRLLVRELKIKPPNRMYFAKSTNPGEQFFMFTSICAWLMRKLGHQFDQPQEFDDPSATIAKIIKILQEMDIHTDFPSNKLIQGAGPICVFILDSLATQALKVAKINLKRPETVQEEDTVTEMIENDSEIILEKVEEEQNALMAASEDSDEENSLLNLNVSGSGQRNRHPAQEFHLKNYREDSIAATESWRLELERVMPQLKIVVKSDPRDWRAHLEQMKSFKSTIEQASLDTDVQLKKLQTGIGHVMEKIESREKHLNAELQPLIAQYRTLSVELKQLSQVIQEVDGEKTAKERELAGILNEIETVKMQMEQRGTSMSTDGSPLISIKKAIVKIREEILQMDLKIGVLDHSLTQEIVNHNAQIAELAPMTSV; encoded by the exons ATGAGCCAGAGTGACTTTTCCGCTGCCTTAGAACTCGAACAGACTGGATATGGCCAGACTTCCACTTACCAAGTCGATGATTTAATGGATAAACTCAAATTGCTGAACTATGATCGTCTCTTGGTCAGAGAATTGAAGATTAAACCGCCAAACAGGATGTATTTTGCCAAGTCAACGAATCCTGGTGAACAATTCTTCATGTTCACGTCCATTTGTGCATGGTTGATGAGGAAATTAGGCCATCAATTTGACCAACCCCAGGAATTTGACGATCCAAGTGCTACTAttgcaaaaatcataaaaatcttgCAGGAAATG GACATCCATACGGACTTCCCATCGAACAAGTTGATTCAAGGAGCCGGACCTATTTGTGTCTTTATCCTGGATTCCCTAGCAACGCAGGCCCTCAAAGTCGCCAAAATCAATCTAAAGCGTCCTGAAACTGTCCAGGAAGAAGATACAGTCACAGAGATGATTGAAAATGACTCAGAGATTATTTTGGAGAAAGTAGAGGAAGAACAAAATGCTCTTATGGCAGCATCTGAGGACAgtgatgaagaaaattctcttctaAATCTCAATGTGTCCGGGAGTGGTCAGAGAAATCGGCATCCAGCTCAAGAATTTCACCTCAAGAACTACCGGGAAGACAGTATTGCAGCCACAGAGAGTTGGCG TTTGGAACTTGAGAGAGTAATGCCACAGTTGAAAATTGTCGTGAAGAGTGATCCAAGGGATTGGCGGGCTCATCTTGAGCAAATGAAAAGCTTCAAGAGCACCATTGAACAa GCATCATTGGACACAGATGTGCAACTGAAGAAGCTTCAGACGGGCATCGGGCATGTAATGGAGAAAATTGAGAGCCGAGAGAAGCATTTGAATGCCGAACTTCAGCCCTTGATTGCCCAATACAGAACCCTATCCGTGGAACTGAAGCAATTATCTCAGGTAATCCAGGAAGTTGATGGGGAAAAGACAGCAAAGGAACGCGAATTGGCAGGGATTCTCAATGAAATTGAGACAGTCAAGATGCAAATGGAACAGAGGGGTACGTCAATGTCAACGGATGGAAGCCCTCTGATTAGCATTAAAAAGGCCATTGTGAAGATCCGTGAGGAGATACTTCAGATGGACCTCAAGATTGGCGTCCTGGATCATTCTCTCACTCAAGAGATTGTTAATCACAATGCCCAAATTGCTGAGTTGGCTCCAATGACTAGCGTTTAA
- the LOC129802777 gene encoding pre-mRNA-splicing factor Syf2 yields MENSGKTSVTASDKMKERMERLKKLHDARNQARVSNQKEVIAENNMKKLPANWEARKRKTEWLLAEEAAKDKAATEGKDFDRVKMLGVSVSEAEMALRKKRKGDGSFSSYEAQTARQYERSINILPPCIRENYEARKRQEAEEGNANANDPLKHLNPRDTSSAVDNMVEHLQKQIEKKKNFSRRRTHNDDADIDYINEKNARFNQKLERFYGEHTVEIKKNLERGTAV; encoded by the coding sequence atggaaaattcaggaaaaacaTCAGTAACAGCCAGTGATAAGATGAAAGAGCGCATGGAGCGTCTCAAGAAGTTGCATGATGCCAGAAATCAGGCTCGTGTGAGCAACCAAAAGGAAGTGATTGCAGAGAACAATATGAAGAAACTTCCGGCCAACTGGGAAGCCCGGAAGCGTAAAACGGAGTGGCTATTGGCTGAGGAGGCGGCCAAAGACAAAGCAGCTACTGAGGGGAAAGATTTTGATCGCGTGAAGATGCTGGGAGTGTCGGTTTCGGAGGCAGAAATGGCACTGAGGAAGAAACGCAAAGGCGATGGGAGCTTCTCCAGCTACGAAGCTCAAACTGCGAGACAATATGAGAGGTCGATAAATATCTTACCACCTTGCATCAGGGAAAACTACGAGGCAAGGAAGAGACAGGAAGCTGAGGAAGGGAATGCAAATGCGAATGATCCACTGAAGCATTTGAATCCAAGGGATACCTCTTCAGCTGTAGACAACATGGTCGAGCATCTGCAGAAGCAGATTGAGAAAAAGAAGAACTTCTCACGCAGGAGAACACACAATGATGACGCCGACATTGACTACATCAATGAGAAGAATGCCAGATTCAACCAGAAATTGGAGAGATTCTACGGAGAGCACACGGTGGAGATCAAGAAGAATCTGGAAAGGGGAACAGCTGTCtaa
- the LOC129802776 gene encoding beta-lactamase-like protein 2 homolog: MAMANLPVIPSVTKISQSIIRILGCNPGKMTLQGTNTYLIGTGRKRLLLDAGEPDKPKYIENLRKILKDENVAIENILITHWHNDHLGGVKDILEIDEAKGSKVWKFPRTDAEDIYSNLPANLKLLPLRDGQRFAIEGATIEVIHTPGHTTDHVVITHEESGALFSGDCILGDSTAVFEDLFDYMKSLERILQLEPSVIYPAHGSIIENPIERIKYYIIHRNKREEAIYELLKTKKEHLFSDLDIVKIIYKETPTEMWPAAAYNVNHHLKKLAKEHKVVQSEKDDQTLWQFSEKQSVL; encoded by the exons ATGGCAATGGCAAATCTTCCAGTCATTCCCTCAGTCACCAAAATTTCTCAGAGTATCATAAGGATTTTGGGGTGTAACCCTGGAAAAATGACTCTCCAAGGGACAAACACATACCTGATTGGAACAGGGAGAAA GAGACTTCTATTGGATGCCGGTGAACCAGATAAGCCGAAATATATTGAGAACCTCCGTAAAATCCTGAAGGATGAGAATGTGGCCATAGAGAATATCTTGATCACGCATTGGCATAATGATCACCTTGGAGGAGTGAAGGATATCTTAGAGATTGATGAAGCTAAAGGGAGTAAAGTGTGGAAATTCCCAAGAACTGATGCCGAAGACATCTATTCAAATCTTCCAGCCAACCTCAAACTCCTTCCTCTCCGCGATGGTCAGAGATTTGCAATTGAGGGTGCAACCATTGAGGTAATTCATACTCCTGGCCATACAACTGACCATGTGGTGATTACACATGAAGAGTCCGGAGCATTGTTCAGCGGTGACTGCATTTTGGGCGATTCTACAGCAGTCTTTGAAGACTTGTTCGACTACATGAAAAGTTTAGAGAGAATATTGCAGCTGGAGCCGTCTGTGATCTATCCGGCTCATGGGAGTATCATTGAGAATCCAATAGAAAGGATAAAGTATTACATAATTCATCGAAATAAGCGCGAGGAGGCCATTTATGAGCTTCTAAAGACGAAGAAGGAACATTTGTTCTCGGATCTGGACATAGTGAAGATAATCTACAAGGAGACACCCACCGAAATGTGGCCAGCGGCTGCTTACAATGTCAATCATCATCTTAAGAAGTTGGCCAAGGAGCACAAAGTGGTTCAAAGTGAAAAGGATGATCAAACTCTCTGGCAGTTCAGCGAAAAACAGTCTGTTCTTTAG
- the LOC129802780 gene encoding probable palmitoyltransferase ZDHHC24: MARIRLLRSWQDFAATIFLAAAIPITFWFEIFVVLPEVFPWGSFLNTFHFLAGLFLLYNILGNWIAVMLTDTSLRREIIQPPTDLQAVRDQNWKLCSVCECWAPPRSWHCKTCNVCILKRDHHCLLTSCCIGHRNHRYFMMLLVHLFVATAYSAFYNTYFIWFLHGPEFNTWLSFVQIIFPLAWLLVDTSTTQYYLVIYVIGLLGALFVGVLLFYHTRIILQGAIVAEHEKKIRTYDYGRQRNIENVLGERYQLVWLSPSIKSPLKHDGVHWEVVQTAKDK, encoded by the coding sequence ATGGCTAGAATACGCTTACTGAGATCCTGGCAGGACTTTGCCGCCACAATATTCCTTGCAGCTGCAATTCCCATCACATTCTGGTTTGAAATTTTTGTGGTTCTCCCAGAAGTTTTTCCATGGGGAAGTTTTCTCAATACCTTCCACTTCCTGGCCGGTCTATTCCTGCTGTACAACATCCTCGGAAATTGGATAGCAGTCATGCTGACTGATACGAGTCTCCGGCGGGAAATTATACAGCCACCGACGGATTTGCAGGCAGTTAGAGATCAGAACTGGAAGCTATGCTCAGTCTGTGAATGCTGGGCACCACCCAGGAGCTGGCACTGCAAAACCTGCAATGTCTGCATTCTCAAGAGAGATCATCACTGCCTGCTGACTAGTTGCTGTATTGGTCACAGGAATCACCGGTATTTTATGATGCTTCTGGTTCATTTATTTGTGGCCACAGCCTACTCCGCCTTCTACAATACCTACTTCATTTGGTTTCTGCACGGTCCAGAGTTCAACACCTGGCTATCCTTCGTGCAAATCATATTTCCTCTAGCCTGGCTCCTCGTGGATACTTCCACTACTCAGTACTACCTCGTAATTTACGTTATTGGACTTCTTGGAGCACTCTTTGTGGGAGTCCTGCTCTTCTATCACACCCGGATTATTCTCCAAGGAGCCATTGTGGCTGAACATGAGAAAAAGATCCGCACCTATGATTACGGGAGGCAGAGAAATATAGAAAATGTCCTGGGAGAGAGATATCAACTCGTTTGGTTGTCTCCTTCGATCAAGAGCCCCCTGAAACATGACGGAGTCCACTGGGAAGTTGTCCAGACGGCCAAGGACAAGTGA